A segment of the Cohnella algarum genome:
ATATTTACGCGTGCTTGCCCGTGCTGCTTCTCTGATAGGATAGAGGGATAGAGGCAAAAGAGGATAGAGGGATATCTGTCCTGCCGGAAAGAGGTGCGGGTTTTGCGTTTTTATCGTTTGTTGAATTTGGGGTTGGCCGCCTTTCTCGCCTGCGGGATCGCGCCGCCGGCGTTTGCGGCCGGAACCTCGGTCGGAACGCCGTTTCGCGATATCGCGTCCAGCTTCGCCAAGGCGGATATCGCCGCGTTGTACGCAAAAGGCATCGTCGGCGGAACGAGCGCCGATACGTTCAGTCCGAAGCGGGGGGTCACGCGCGCGGAATTCGCGGCGCTCCTGATCCGTCTGTTCGGGCTTGAGCCGGTGGCGAGCCGCATTTCTTCTTTTATCGACGTTCCGCTCGGCGCATGGTATTACGGTTCGACGGAGGCGGCGTCCCAGCTCGGCATCGTGAACGGGACGGGGGCCGGCGCGTTTCGCCCGGCGGCATCGCTGACGCGGGAGCAGGCGGCTGTCCTCCTGGCGCGGGCTTTAAAATTGGAGGGTTATGGCGGCGGCGAATCGTCTTCGTACGAGGACGCGGACGACATAAGCGTTTGGGCGGTCGCCTCGGCGCAGGTTGCGACGGAAGCGGGGCTGATCGAAGGGGATAGCGAAGGCCATTTCCGTCCGCAGGATGCGCTGACCCGCGAGGAGACGGCCGCGCTGCTGAACCGGATCGTTCGGAACGACGAATGGGCGGACGGTCTGGAGCGCGAGCCGGAAATGGGGCTGCAGCTCGGCTGGCAGTACTTGCAGACGACGGCGGAATTTATCGCAAGCGTAAAGCGGTCGACCGTGAATACGCTCGTTCCGCGCGTCTTTTTTCTGGAATCGGCTTCGGCGGTTTCAGACAGCACGGACGAAACGCTTGTCCGATGGGCGGACGAGAGCGGGAAACAGGTGTGGGGGATGGTCGGCAACCGATCGGATGCGGAGCTGACCCATCGACTGCTTGAAGACGAGAGCAACCGGCAGGACGTCATCGATCAGCTCGTCGCTTACGTCGACCATTACGGAATGGATGGTCTTAATCTCGACTTTGAAAACGTGCTGCCAATAGACCGCTTCGGCTTGACCGCCTTCGTCGAAGAGTTGGCCTGCCGGCTGCACCGGATCGGGGCGGTGCTGTCGGTGAACGTTTCCCCCGATCTCGGTTCCGACTGGACGGCGGCGTTCGACTACGCCGCTTTGGGGGAAGCGGCCGATTATATCGTCCTGATGGGGTACGACGAGCATTGGGGCGGTTCCCCGGTTGCCGGATCGGTCGCTTCGCTGCCGTGGGTGGCGAGCGGCTTGGACACGCTGCACGAGGCCGTGCCGGCGTCGCGGACGATTCTCGCCTTGCCGACGTACACCCGGAAATGGACGCTTGCGCCGTCCGTCTCCTCGACGATTTTGTCGATCCGCGAGCAGGCTGCGGCCGTCGAGTCGCTCGGGGCGGGGAGTTGCTCCTGGGACGAGACGATCGGACAGTACGTCTACACGTTCGCCAATTCGGGAACGACGTACAAGATTTGGGCGGAGGACAGCCGCTCCCTCGCGCTGAAGACGGCGGAGGCCGCGAAGCGGGGGATGGCGGGGCTCGCCTACTGGTACATCGGCGGCGAGACGCCCGATATTTGGCCGGCCGTCCGGAACGCGGCCAAGTACGCATCGTTCGCGTCCGGCTGACGGCGGCCGGGCGTTCGGCTGCATTCGAAGATGCGGGATTCATTCGATTCGACCGCGCCAATCGCGAATCCTGGCATTGAGACCGTCAAGGTCGGGCGCTTCCGTTTCCTCGTCGGACAGGCGGGCCCGCTCTTTCAGCTTCAGGATGCGATAGACGCTCTCGTCGATCCGGGTTTCCGCGATCGTGCCGTCCTTGACGCAACGGACAAGCGACTCGAAAACGGCCCGTTCGTTGTCGTAACCGTGGCCGATCAGCAGGATGTCGACGCCCGCTTCCACGGCATCGGCGGCGGCGTCGGCCAGCTTGTAGTTTTTGACGATCGCGCCCATTCCCAAATCGTCGGTCATGACGACGCCGTCGTAGCCCATTTTTTCCCGGAGCTGCGTGCCGACAATCGTCTTCGACAGCGAAGCCGGCCGCTTTGGATCGACTTTCGGAAATAGAATATGGGCGACCATGATCGCTTCGGCTTGCTCCTTGACCGCGGCCTGGAACGGGAGCCATTCCTGCTTCGCCAACTGCTGCGGCGTCTTGTTCACGACGGGCAAATCGAGGTGGGAATCGACGGACGTGTCGCCGTGCCCCGGAAAATGCTTGACTACGGGAATGACGCCGCCCCCGCGAATGCCCTTCATGGCTGCGATGCCCATTTCGGCCACGCGTTCGGCGGAACTGCCGAACGAGCGATCGCCGATGACGGGATTGTCCGGGTTGCTGTTGACGTCCAGCACGGGCGCGAAATCCATATTGAAGCCGAAAGCCAGCAGCGCTTCGGCAAGCAGATTTCCCATTTCCTCGGCCTGCTCCGGCTTGCCGCCGGCGCCGACGGCGGCGCTGGCCGGAAACGGTTCGACCTCGTCCGGCAAACGGCTGACCCGGCCGCCTTCCTGGTCGACGCCGATGAAGATCGGCGCGGGATTCCCTGCATTTGCGCGTTTGATCGCGTTAATGAGGGAAACCGTTCCGCCGACATCCGATATATTGTCCCCGTACAGGATGATGCCGCCGATTTTGTGTTCGCGGATCATTTTTATCGCTTCGTCGTCAAGCTCGTCGCCTTCGATGCCGGCCAACACCATTTGCCCGATTTTCTCCTCCGGCGTCATGTTCCGGATCTTCAACCGGATCGGATCTTCGGAGGCGGACGGCGGGGCTGCGGAAGAAGGGGAAGCTTCCGGCGGAACCGTTGCCGAAGGCGGCGCATTTTCGCCGGTTGCCGGGTTCGGCGCCTGTTCGCCCCCGGCCGTCGCCGTCGGCGGCGAAGCGGCGGTCGAAGCGGTCGGCGATGCGGAAGGGGAAGCGGGCGGCTCGTTATTCGCAGCGCATCCGGCTGCTCCTGCGATCGCGGCGGCAAGCAGAGCGAGTCTCGCGAGCGGACGCCATTTCATGGGACGGTCACTCCTTTCGGGCAATACGTTACGGGCGGCAAACGGTGCTCCCAGGAAAAACAGACTTGGATTCGCACGAAACGAAACTTATCCTTTCCGAATCGTCGAACAAAAATAGCGGTCGATCCCGACCGCTATTCGCGCACGTATTGAAGCCGACCTGTCTTGCGCTACCGGCGATCCGCCCCCACGCCGGTAGCCGCCCGCGCCCAAGACCGGGCGAGAGGGCGCTCGGCTTACTTGGCTTTGGAAATGTCGAACGAGCTTTTGAGCGAGACGATCCGGTTGAACACCGGACGCCCGGGCTTGCTGTCCTTCGGATCGACATTGAAGTAGCCGTGCCGGAAAAACTGGAATTTCTCCTGGGCCGCCGCATCCTTCAAGCCCGGCTCGACGAAGCCTTGCAGCGTCGTCAGCGAGTTCGGGTTCAGCCGCTCGAGAAACGGGGCGTCGTCGTCCTCTTCGTCTTCCGTAATAAGCGGCTCGTAAAGACGGAATTCCGCGGGCGCCGCCTGCGAGGCGTCGACCCAGTGAATCGTGCCCTTCACCTTCCGGCCGGTAAAGCCGGAGCCGCTCTTCGTCTCGGGATCGTACGTGCAGCGAAGCTCCACCACTTCGCCGGCTTCGTTTTTGATCGCTTCCTCGCACTTGATGAAGTACGCGTGCTTGAGCCGGACTTCGTTGCCGGGAAACAGCCGGAAGTATTTGCTCGGCGGATTTTCCATGAAATCATCCTGCTCGATGTAGATTTCGCGCGAGAACGGAATTTGGCGGTGGCCCAGCTCCGGGTTTTCCGAATTGTTCTCGGCGTCCAGCCATTCCGTCTGCCCTTCCGGATAGTTCGTGATGACGACTTTCAGCGGCCGCAGAACGGCCATCGTCCGCGGACACTTCAGCTTCAAATCCTCGCGGATGAAGTGCTCCAGCATTTGCTCGTCGACGACGCTGTAGCTGCGCGCGACGCCGATCTCGCGGCAGAACGCTCGGATCGCCTCCGGGGTGTAGCCTTTGCGGCGAAGGCCGGAAATCGTCGGCATGCGCGGATCGTCCCAGCCGTCGACGGCCTTTTCGTCCACGAGCATTTTGAGCTTCCGCTTGCTCATGACCGTGTTCGTCAGGTTCAGCCGCGCAAATTCGTACTGCCGGGGGATGTGGGGCATTTCGGTTTCCCGGACGACCCAGTCGTAGAACGGCCGCTGATCCTCGAATTCGAGCGTGCATATCGAGTGCGTGACGCCTTCGATCGCGTCCTCTAGCGGGTGGGCGAACGCATACATCGGGTAAATGCACCATTGGTCCCCGGTATTGTGGTGCGTCGCGTGAACGACGCGGTAAATGACCGGATCCCGCATGTTGATGTTCGGCGACGACATGTCGATTTTGGCGCGGAGCACCTTGGCCCCGTCCGGAAACTCTCCGTCCTTCATGCGCCGGAACAGGTCGAGGTTTTCCTCGACGGAGCGGTTGCGATACGGGCTCTCTTTGCCGGGCTGCGTCAGCGTGCCGCGCGTTTCGCGGATTTCGTCCGCGCTTTGATCGTCGACGTAGGCGAGCCCCTTGCGGATCAGCAAGGTGGCGCGGTCGAACATTTCGCCGAAATAATCCGAGGCGAAAAACAGTCCGTCCCAGTCGAAGCCGAGCCACTGCACGTCTTTTTTGATCGATTCGACGTATTCGGCGTCTTCTTTTACCGGATTCGTATCGTCAAACCGCAAATGGGTGCGGCCTTTGAATTCGTCGGCAAGCTCGAAGTTCAGGCAAATCGACTTCGCATGCCCGATATGCAGATAGCCGTTCGGTTCGGGCGGAAACCGGGTGACGATTCCCTCCACGCGGCCTTCGGCCAAATCCTCGGAGACGATGTTTTTGATAAAGTTCGATGACGACGTTTTGCTGTCCAATCCGACCAACCTTCCCTGGGAATTCTCTTGTTATTCCTTCATCATACACAAAATATCCCCTTCTTATAAAGAGGAAAGCAAAAAAATAAGCGCCGGAAGCCCTTTCTGTCGCAAGCTGCCGAAAAAATAGGCCCTTCCTCCTCTCATCTTTCTCATAAAAAATTGCTAAAGACGTAACTTTTCCTCGGTTTGGATCGTTATAATTGATGGAGCCATGGGGAAAGAACTGCATTCGTCGTCAATTTTTGCTATAGGCAACAGGGGGAGGAGCCAGAATCATGCGGTCATGGTTGCAGCGAAAAAAAGGTCCCGAGCCGCCGAAATCGATTGCGGCCGTCCTTGAGCCCTCGGAGCGGGAACAGCCGCCCGACGCCGCTTCCGCGCCGGCGGAGCCGCTTTTGACGGTGCGCGGGGTGGAGCGCTCGTTCGACGTCGGCAGCCAGAAGCTGCGCGTGTTGAAAGGAATCGATTTGCAGTTATATCCGAAACAGCTCGTCATGCTGAAAGGCCGGTCCGGCTCCGGCAAAACGACGCTGATGAACTTGATGGGCGGGCTCGATACGCCGACCGCCGGCGAAATTTATTTTCAGGGACGCCCCTTTCACAAATTGGACGACCGTAAGCGAACCGAGGTGCGCCGCAGCGAAATCGGATTTATTTTTCAGGCTTACGCGCTGCTGCCGCTGCTGTCGGCTTACGAGAACGTGGAGCTGACGCTGCGGATGGCGGGAGTTCCGAGAACCCAATGGAAAAAACGGATCACCGAATGCCTGGAAATGGTGGGGCTCGCGAAACGGATGCACCATCGGCCTTCCGAGCTTTCCGGGGGAGAACAGCAGCGGGTCGCGATCGCCAAGGCGATTTCGCATCGGCCGAGCTTGCTGCTGGCGGACGAACCGACGGCCGAGCTGGATTCGCAGATGACCGCCCAGATTATGGGGGTTTTTCGGGACATCGTTTCCGCGGAGAAAGTGACGATTTGCATGACGACTCACGATTTGACGATATTGGAGGTTGCAGACCATGTCTATGAAATGGTGGACGGCGTATTCGTATCCAAGTGACCGGAAAGGAGCTTGGCGCGGCTCCAAGCGAAAGCTGGCTTCGGCGTTCGCCGTCCTGTCCTTGAGCGCGGCGCTGGCCGGCTGCTCGCTGCTGCCCGACGAGCCGGAAGAGGAGGACCTGTCGGCGATCCAGCTGCCGCAAATTTCGAAAAAGCCGGAATACGAAGTTACCACGAAGACGCTGGAGACGAAGGTTCAGGGCACGGGCAAAATCATGTCCGAAGAGGAAAAAACGCTCTACTATACTTCCTCTTCTTTGGAAGGCAAAAGACTCAAAACGCTGTACATATCAAACGGCGACGCCGTGAAAGCGGGACAGGTCATCGCCGAACTGGACGTGGAAGATTTGAAAAAATCGCTCCGCAGCCAGAAGCTGCAATTCCGGAAGCTCGAGCTCGACATGAAAAACACGCTCCGCCAAAAGGACGAAATGGACCCGCTCGAATTCGAGCAAAAGCAAATCGAATTCGAGGAAGCGCGACAGGCGATCACCGACATGGAGCAGGACATCGCCGCCGCCGTGCTTACCGCGCCTTTCGGCGGAACGGTCGTCTCGGTGAGCGCCGAGGAGGGCAAGCAGATCAAGGCGTACGACCCGATCGCGGTCGTGGCCGACACGAGCCGTCTCGTCGTCGCCGCCAAGCTGTCGAGCGACAATCTCGCCAAGGTCGCCGTCGGGATGGAGGTCAAGGTATCCATTAATAACGTCGGCGAGCTGACGGGCAAAATCAAGGCGCTGCCCGAGCCGTCGAACGACCAGGAGAATCCGGGCGAAGCCCAGATCGACAAGGTGAGCAATTATTTGCTCGTCGACGTTCCGGATCTGCCGGCGGAAGCGACGAGAGGAACGCCGCTTACGGCGTCGGTCGTCACCAACCGCAAGGAAAACGCCGTCGTCATCCCGACTTCCGCGCTGCGAACGATCGGGGCGAGAACGTACGTGCAAGTCGTCGAGGCGGACGGCAGCAAGCGGGAGGTCGATATCGAAGTCGGCCAGCAGACGTCGACGGACGTCGAAGTGCTCCAAGGGTTGACTCCGGGACAGAAAGTCGTGGGTCGGTAAGCTATGGGCGCGCTCATTCGTTTTTTATTCCGAAAAATGTGGAACACCCGCTGGCTGACGCTCAGCACGCTCGCCGGCCTGCTCTTCGCCGTGGCGTTCACGACGAGCATTCCGATGTACGCCGACGGGGCGCTGAAGCGGGTGGTCGCCCAATCGCTCCAGGACAACAGCGAGGGGCTGCCGGCTGGATCGCTCTTGCTCCGCTACCAATCGACCGACGGAAAGACGGATTTGAACAGCTTTGCCGACGCGGACCGTTACATTACCGAAGACGTGCCCGCTTCGATCGGCTTTCCGATCGAAGCGAAGCAGCGCAGCCTGACGATCCGCAATACGCAGGTTACGCCGGAAGACCCGACCAAGGTCGACGCGAGCCGGACGAGAACGATGACGCTGGCCGCCTTCGGCGGGCTTAAAGACCAAGTCGAGCTTGCGGGCGGCAAATGGTTCGCGGACCGGGCCGCGGCGGACGGAACGCTGCAGGCTGTCATGATGGAGGAGGCGATGTTCCGCAACGATCTGCATGTCGGCGACGTGCTGCTCTACCCGATCTATGGCGGATTGAACATTACGCTCCGCGTGGAAATCGTCGGCTCCTACAAGCCGCTCGACGAAACGAGCGCCTACTGGTATCAGGGGCTTGACAGCCTGATGAACACGCTGTTCATCGCCGACGACGCGATGCTCCAGGACGTTGCCGGCGCGCAAGGCATTCCGCTGCAGACGGCGAACTGGTACGCGGCGTACGATCTTCGCGACATCCAGACGAGCCAGCTGTCGGATTTGAGCGCCACGCTTGGCCGGATCGACATCGAAGCGTACCAGAAGCTGAAAGGAACCGGCGTCGAGCTTTCGTTCGCCGACATGCTGAGCGATTTCCGCCGCGACAGCGTGCAACTGCAGACGATGCTGTTCATGCTCGCGGCGCCGATGATCGCGATGGTGTTCTACTTCATTACGATGAACGCCCGCCAATCGCTGGAGAAGCAGCGTTCCGACATCGCGGTCATGCGAAGCCGGGGCGCGGGCACGCGGCAAATTTTCATGCTGTTTTTGCTCGAAGGCGTTTTGCTTGGCGCCGTTTCGCTCGTCGCGGGTCCATTCATCGGCTGGTTCATGGCCAAAAGCATCGGCTCGGCCAGCGGATTTCTCGAATTCGTCAACCGGAAGGCGATTCCCGTCGGATTCGGAACGGACGGGATTTTGGCCGGAACCGCGGCCGTGCTCGTCGCCATCGGGGCCGCCGTCATTCCGGCGCTCGTCTTTACGCGGACGTCGATCGTCGACTACAAGCGGAAGATGGCGCGGGCGGACCGTTCGCCGGTATGGCAGCGCTGGTTTCTCGACGTCGCGCTGCTCGGCGTCGCCGGCTACGGCTGGTACTTGTTCAACGAACGCCAGATGGTGTCGTTCGCGACCGGCGTCACGACGGACCAGCTGAACGTCCAGCCGTTTCTGTTTTTCGTGCCGGCGCTCGCGATTTTCGCCGCCGCGCTCGTCTTTTTGCGGCTGTTCCCGCTGCTGCTGAAGCTGTTCAACTGGATCGGAAAGTCGTTTCTTCCGGTGTCGCTTTACTTGACGCTCACGCAGCTGTCGCGTTCGTCCCGCTCGTATTACCCGCTCATGATTTTGCTGATATTGACGCTGGGGCTCGGCGTGTACAACGCTTCGGCCGCCCGCACGATCGGGCTCAATTCGGAAGAGCGGATTTTGTACAAATACGGCGCCGACGTCATCGTTAAAACGAGCTGGGAAGCAAGCCCGGAATTCGAAGCCCCGTCCGGCGGTTCCGGCGGCGGCGGCCAGGGGCAAGGCGGAGGAGGTTCGGGCGGCGGCGGCCAGACGCCGACGGTTACCCGGGTCAACTACAACGAGCCGCCGTTCGAAGTGTTCCGCACGCTTCCCGGCGTGGAGCACGCCGCAAGGGTGCTGCAAACGAAGGCGAACATTACGATTTCCGGGCGAACGGCGGGGCAAGGGACGATCGTCGGCATCGACAACGTCGATTTTGCCCGGGTCGCCTGGTTCCGCGACGATTTGTATCCGGCCCGTCCGTACAAATATCTCGAATTGATGGGGAAAGCGCCGGAATATGCGCTCGTCAGCTCGAACCTGGCGAACCAATACAACATGAAAGTCGGGGATATCGTGCAAACCGTGCTGCAGGAGCAGCCGGTCGAGTTCGTGGTCGCGGCGATCCTTCCGTATTGGCCCGCCCAATATCCGGACCAGTCGCCGTTCATCGTCGCCAATCTGGACTACATCTACGACCAGGCGCCGCTTATGCCCTACGACGTGTGGCTGAAGATGGAACCCGACGCCTTGACGGCTCCGATCATTCCGGTGCTGCAAGAGAAAAGCATCCAGATCGCGTCGATCGACGACGCCCGCAGCGAGCTGATTACCCAGGCGAAGCATCCGGCCCGGGGCGGCGTGTTCGGCATTTTAAGTCTCGGATTCCTCGTGACGATCATCGTTTCGCTGTCGGGCTACATTTTGTTCTGGTTTTTCAATTTGTCGGGAAGAATCGTGCAAATCGGGACATTGCGGGCCATGGGCTTGTCGCGCGGGCAATTGACCGGCATGCTGCTTTTGGAGCAGATTTTTACGGCAGGGCTTTCGATCGGTCTCGGCATCGGCATCGGCAAGGCGACGAGCCTTCTGTTTCTCCCGTTTTTGCAAACGACCGACAACGCCGCCAATCAAGTGCCGCCGTTCAAAGTCGTGTTCGACAATGCCGACGATTTCCGGCTGTACGGCGTCGTCGGCGTCATGATGGCGATCGGCATCGCGATGCTCGTGACGCATATTCGCCGCTTGAAAGTGCATCAAGCCGTCAAGCTGGGAGAGGAGCGGTAACTTTGTGATTACTTGCGAAGGATTGGTCAAAATTTACAAGGCGGACGATCTCGAGGTCGTCGCGCTGCAGGGGCTG
Coding sequences within it:
- a CDS encoding ABC transporter ATP-binding protein; the encoded protein is MRSWLQRKKGPEPPKSIAAVLEPSEREQPPDAASAPAEPLLTVRGVERSFDVGSQKLRVLKGIDLQLYPKQLVMLKGRSGSGKTTLMNLMGGLDTPTAGEIYFQGRPFHKLDDRKRTEVRRSEIGFIFQAYALLPLLSAYENVELTLRMAGVPRTQWKKRITECLEMVGLAKRMHHRPSELSGGEQQRVAIAKAISHRPSLLLADEPTAELDSQMTAQIMGVFRDIVSAEKVTICMTTHDLTILEVADHVYEMVDGVFVSK
- a CDS encoding glutamine--tRNA ligase/YqeY domain fusion protein, with amino-acid sequence MDSKTSSSNFIKNIVSEDLAEGRVEGIVTRFPPEPNGYLHIGHAKSICLNFELADEFKGRTHLRFDDTNPVKEDAEYVESIKKDVQWLGFDWDGLFFASDYFGEMFDRATLLIRKGLAYVDDQSADEIRETRGTLTQPGKESPYRNRSVEENLDLFRRMKDGEFPDGAKVLRAKIDMSSPNINMRDPVIYRVVHATHHNTGDQWCIYPMYAFAHPLEDAIEGVTHSICTLEFEDQRPFYDWVVRETEMPHIPRQYEFARLNLTNTVMSKRKLKMLVDEKAVDGWDDPRMPTISGLRRKGYTPEAIRAFCREIGVARSYSVVDEQMLEHFIREDLKLKCPRTMAVLRPLKVVITNYPEGQTEWLDAENNSENPELGHRQIPFSREIYIEQDDFMENPPSKYFRLFPGNEVRLKHAYFIKCEEAIKNEAGEVVELRCTYDPETKSGSGFTGRKVKGTIHWVDASQAAPAEFRLYEPLITEDEEDDDAPFLERLNPNSLTTLQGFVEPGLKDAAAQEKFQFFRHGYFNVDPKDSKPGRPVFNRIVSLKSSFDISKAK
- the nagZ gene encoding beta-N-acetylhexosaminidase gives rise to the protein MKWRPLARLALLAAAIAGAAGCAANNEPPASPSASPTASTAASPPTATAGGEQAPNPATGENAPPSATVPPEASPSSAAPPSASEDPIRLKIRNMTPEEKIGQMVLAGIEGDELDDEAIKMIREHKIGGIILYGDNISDVGGTVSLINAIKRANAGNPAPIFIGVDQEGGRVSRLPDEVEPFPASAAVGAGGKPEQAEEMGNLLAEALLAFGFNMDFAPVLDVNSNPDNPVIGDRSFGSSAERVAEMGIAAMKGIRGGGVIPVVKHFPGHGDTSVDSHLDLPVVNKTPQQLAKQEWLPFQAAVKEQAEAIMVAHILFPKVDPKRPASLSKTIVGTQLREKMGYDGVVMTDDLGMGAIVKNYKLADAAADAVEAGVDILLIGHGYDNERAVFESLVRCVKDGTIAETRIDESVYRILKLKERARLSDEETEAPDLDGLNARIRDWRGRIE
- a CDS encoding ABC transporter permease, producing the protein MGALIRFLFRKMWNTRWLTLSTLAGLLFAVAFTTSIPMYADGALKRVVAQSLQDNSEGLPAGSLLLRYQSTDGKTDLNSFADADRYITEDVPASIGFPIEAKQRSLTIRNTQVTPEDPTKVDASRTRTMTLAAFGGLKDQVELAGGKWFADRAAADGTLQAVMMEEAMFRNDLHVGDVLLYPIYGGLNITLRVEIVGSYKPLDETSAYWYQGLDSLMNTLFIADDAMLQDVAGAQGIPLQTANWYAAYDLRDIQTSQLSDLSATLGRIDIEAYQKLKGTGVELSFADMLSDFRRDSVQLQTMLFMLAAPMIAMVFYFITMNARQSLEKQRSDIAVMRSRGAGTRQIFMLFLLEGVLLGAVSLVAGPFIGWFMAKSIGSASGFLEFVNRKAIPVGFGTDGILAGTAAVLVAIGAAVIPALVFTRTSIVDYKRKMARADRSPVWQRWFLDVALLGVAGYGWYLFNERQMVSFATGVTTDQLNVQPFLFFVPALAIFAAALVFLRLFPLLLKLFNWIGKSFLPVSLYLTLTQLSRSSRSYYPLMILLILTLGLGVYNASAARTIGLNSEERILYKYGADVIVKTSWEASPEFEAPSGGSGGGGQGQGGGGSGGGGQTPTVTRVNYNEPPFEVFRTLPGVEHAARVLQTKANITISGRTAGQGTIVGIDNVDFARVAWFRDDLYPARPYKYLELMGKAPEYALVSSNLANQYNMKVGDIVQTVLQEQPVEFVVAAILPYWPAQYPDQSPFIVANLDYIYDQAPLMPYDVWLKMEPDALTAPIIPVLQEKSIQIASIDDARSELITQAKHPARGGVFGILSLGFLVTIIVSLSGYILFWFFNLSGRIVQIGTLRAMGLSRGQLTGMLLLEQIFTAGLSIGLGIGIGKATSLLFLPFLQTTDNAANQVPPFKVVFDNADDFRLYGVVGVMMAIGIAMLVTHIRRLKVHQAVKLGEER
- a CDS encoding efflux RND transporter periplasmic adaptor subunit — protein: MSMKWWTAYSYPSDRKGAWRGSKRKLASAFAVLSLSAALAGCSLLPDEPEEEDLSAIQLPQISKKPEYEVTTKTLETKVQGTGKIMSEEEKTLYYTSSSLEGKRLKTLYISNGDAVKAGQVIAELDVEDLKKSLRSQKLQFRKLELDMKNTLRQKDEMDPLEFEQKQIEFEEARQAITDMEQDIAAAVLTAPFGGTVVSVSAEEGKQIKAYDPIAVVADTSRLVVAAKLSSDNLAKVAVGMEVKVSINNVGELTGKIKALPEPSNDQENPGEAQIDKVSNYLLVDVPDLPAEATRGTPLTASVVTNRKENAVVIPTSALRTIGARTYVQVVEADGSKREVDIEVGQQTSTDVEVLQGLTPGQKVVGR
- a CDS encoding S-layer homology domain-containing protein: MRFYRLLNLGLAAFLACGIAPPAFAAGTSVGTPFRDIASSFAKADIAALYAKGIVGGTSADTFSPKRGVTRAEFAALLIRLFGLEPVASRISSFIDVPLGAWYYGSTEAASQLGIVNGTGAGAFRPAASLTREQAAVLLARALKLEGYGGGESSSYEDADDISVWAVASAQVATEAGLIEGDSEGHFRPQDALTREETAALLNRIVRNDEWADGLEREPEMGLQLGWQYLQTTAEFIASVKRSTVNTLVPRVFFLESASAVSDSTDETLVRWADESGKQVWGMVGNRSDAELTHRLLEDESNRQDVIDQLVAYVDHYGMDGLNLDFENVLPIDRFGLTAFVEELACRLHRIGAVLSVNVSPDLGSDWTAAFDYAALGEAADYIVLMGYDEHWGGSPVAGSVASLPWVASGLDTLHEAVPASRTILALPTYTRKWTLAPSVSSTILSIREQAAAVESLGAGSCSWDETIGQYVYTFANSGTTYKIWAEDSRSLALKTAEAAKRGMAGLAYWYIGGETPDIWPAVRNAAKYASFASG